CAGATCAACACGAAGATGATCGGGAAAATGAACCGGCCGATGTTGTCGTCATTGGCCTGGGCGAGGAAGTATGGAAGCATGGAGATCCTCGATTTACATGAACGCGGTCCGACGCACCAGGTCCTAACTGCGAACCCGGAATCGTCAGACACAGCTCGGCCAACCGCGCCGGAATTTTACGCCCGCGGACCGGCGTCGGGCTTGGCGATGCTCTCGCGCATGCTCGTGTCGGCCTGCACGTTGCGCAGCTTGTAATAATCCATCACGCCCAGGTTGCCGCTGCGGAACGCCTCGGCCATCGCGCGGGGAATTTCCGCCTCAGCCAGCACCACCACCGCGCGGTTCTCGGCGACCTTAGCGACGTTCTCCTGCTCGAGCGCGATCGCCATCGCGCGGCGTTTTTCGGCCTCCGCCTGGAAGCGACGCTTGTCCGATTCCGCCTGGTCGGCCTGCAGCTTGGCGCCGACGTTTTCACCGACGTCGATGTCGGCGATGTCGATCGACAGGATCTCGAAGGCCGTGTTGGCGTCCAGGCCCTTCACGAGCACGGCCTTGGAGATGTGGTCGGGGTTCTCCAGCACGTCCTTATAGTCGCGGGCCGAGCCGATGGCCGTCACGATGCCTTCACCCACGCGGGCGATGATCGTCTCTTCGGTGGCGCCACCGACGAGGCTCTTGATGTTGGTGCGTACGGTCACGCGGGCCTTCACCTTCAGCTGAATGCCATCCTTGGCGACGGCGTCGATCGTGTGGCGGCCGAGCGAGGCGTTGGGCACGTCGATCACCTTCGGGTTCACGCTCGTCTGCACGGCTTCGAGGATGTCGCGGCCGGCGAGGTCGATCGCGGTGCTGGTCTTCCAGGGCAGATCGATGTTGGCCTTGTTGGCGGCGATCATCGCATTGATGACGCGCTGCACGTCACCGCCGGCCAGCACGTGCGATTCCATCTCCGGCGTGCTGACGTTGATGCCCGCCCGGCTCGCCTGAATGCGGCTGTTGACGATCGCCGTCGGGTTCACCGCCCGCACGCGCATGCCGATCAGGTCCAGCAGGCTCACCGACGCGCCGCTGACCAGCGCGCGAACGTACAGGCCAACGAATTGGCCGATGATCGCCAGGAAGACGAGCACGACGATGACGACGACGATGAGAATGCCGATGACGAGTGGGTCCATGAGGGTTCCTTAAAATAGACGCAAAGCAGGCTGAAATACGTGCTAATAACGACAAATAGCCAGCTATACCGCCACCACAATGGGACGGTTGTTTTCGATCGAAACGACGCGCACTTTCGTGGCCGCGGTGATGATGCCGAACTCGCTGGCGACCTCGAGGCGTTGGCCGTCGAACTCGGCGGTGCCGGTGGGGCGCAGTTCACTGACGGCAATGCCGGCCTGCCCCACCGCCACGCGCGGGCGGGCGACGCTGGCGTCGACCGGTTGCAGCACCATGTGCCGCCCCACCGGGCTGCGCGGCCAGTACTTCACGAACGCGCTCCACAGCAGCGGCGTGATGGCCAGCGTGAACAACAGCGCCCCCACGCCCAGCCATTGGTTGATCCAGAAGCACGCGCCGATCGCCACCAGCAGGCACGCCGACGCCAGCACGCCCAATAGGCCGTGCGAGGGCAGCGCCAGTTCCAGTGCCGTTAGCACCAGTGCCGCGGCCAGCATGACAAAGATAAAGAACGCCACGTTCATGCCGTCCCTCCCACCGGCCGCACGACGACCCGGTTGCCGCCCACCTCGTGCACGGCGATCGCCGAGCCGGCCGACACGAAACCACTGTCGCTGACGACGTTCACCGTGCGTTCGGTGCCGACGGCGTCATCGTGAAACTTCGCCACGCCACCGGGCCGCAGGTCGCTGACGGCGTAGCCCCGCGCCGCGATGGTGGGCCAGGCGGTGGCATCATTACCAAGCGTCGGATTCGTACCCATCACGCCACCACCACCGGCGACGTCCGTCAGGATCAACCGGCTGAAGTACGGCATGCGCGGCAGGAACCGGCGCATCCAGAACGATAGCCCGATCGACGCCAGCATCGCCCCCACGATCGCCATCAGCCCCGTCTGCACCGCCTGCCACGTGCCGGCCAGCGATGGGATGAAGATCGGCGCGCTTCCCGGTTCCAACGGTACGAAGGTCATCAGTAAGCCGCACAACACCAGCACCAGCCCCGTGATGCCCGGAATGCCGAACCCGGGGATCACGAAAATCTCCATCGCGATCAACACCAGCCCCAGCAGGATCGCGATCACCTCCCACCACTGCGCGTAGCCGGTGAGCAACGGCACGACCAACAGCGACGACAGGCAAATCGCGGCGACCGCCTCGGGGCCACCGGTGCCGGGCGTGTTCAGGGCGGCGTACAGCGACAGCATGAGCACGACCATCAGCACGCCGCGCAACGCGTCACTGCTGAGCCAGCCCATCACCTTCTCACCAAACGCCGGTTGCAGCGTCGCGATGACGGTGAGGTTGCGGTCGGCCACCATCGCCGGGATCGACGGGTAAACCGCCTTGGCCAGCCCAAGCTTGGCAGCGAGGTCAGTGCCGACGGTCAGCAGCGTGTCGGCGGCGTCGACCGGCACGGGGACGCCCGGCACGTCGGTCCAGCCCGCGTCCTTCAAGCTCTTGTATTCGTCGGGCCCGACGAACTTTCGCTGCCCTTGGCCGTTCTCGACCCAGTACACCGCCCGGCCGACCGAGACCATCGCCTCGGCCAGCAGCGGCTCGTATCCGTTGCGGATGGCCGAGTCGTAAAAGTCGGCCAGAATCGGGCTTTCGGCTTTGGCACGCTCGGCGGCGGGCAGAGGCTGCATGCCGCCCCCACCGCCCATGGCGATGGGGGCCGAATCACCGATCATCGCGCCGGGCGCCATCACCAGTTCGTCCGCCGCCATCGCGATCATCACGCCGGCGCTGATCGCCTTTTCGGAGACGAACGCGATCGTGTGCAAATCGTTCTGCTGTTTTAGGAACCGCGAGATGTCCAGCGCCGCCGTCACCGCGCCACCGTAGGTGTCGACTTCCAAGATGACGGTGTGCGCGCCCAGTTCGCGCGCTTCCTCGAAGCGCTTCTTGAGCGTGTCGCGATTGTAGTTGTCGACCGTGCCGCTCAGGCCGATGACCACCGCCGACCGTTCGACCGGCGCCGTTGTCGCCGGCATCGTGGTGGCGGCCGGTGATGTGGCCGCGGGCGCGGTCTGCGCGACCGCGTGGCGCCCGAAGCAGAACAACATCAGCACGAGGATGGCGAAGCACGCGTTTCGCATGACTTTATTGTAGGCGATCGCGGAGCCCTAGCGAAACGTCGCGTCCGCTATAACCGGCCGGCTTTATTGGAATTCGATTCCACCGGCGGCGTTTGCGCCGGTTCCCTTTTCGTGCGGCGTCGCTACATTGGCCCGCGGCACCCGATCAGGAGCAACATGGCCAGCATCAATGATTTCCCCGCCCGCGGCAAGGTGATCGCCGCCGCGCCCGACCGCGTCACCTTCATGCCCACCGGCACCAACTACGAAATGCACCTCGCTACCGGTGGCGTCGCCTACGCGGGCCCGCTGAACGTGCCGGTGTCGGCGATCATTCGAGTGGAGGCGCGCAAGCTCTGGACGGTGCCGAGCGGTGGTGGTTTCGTGTCGCCCATCTTCGGGCCACCCAAGAGCATCCAGGGGCGCGTGAGGCACGTCGGCGCCAGCGAGATGGTGGTGACGGCCGGCACGAATTTCGTCGTCTCGCTGCCGGGCAAGGAACATGCCTTCGACCTGAGCAGTGGTGACGTGGGCGTTGGCGCGCTGGTGAATATCGTCGCGCTGCCGGGCGCCCGGTTCGAATGGGTGCAAACGCCGGGGGCAACCACGACGGCGCAACCAGTGGTAGCGACACCGGCGGCAACGGATTCGACCGTCACAATCACCAAGATTGTCACGCCGGCGGGCACCACGACGGTGTCGGCGGAGTAGTTCATCGTGGCGATCCTTCGCGTCAACCAACTCGATCCCGCCACCGCCGACGGTGTCGCTGGCTGGAGCAATGGGCTGGGGCAGCTCCAGGTGAGCATGCCGAGCGAGCTCCACGCGTTCGAGCTGCGCATCGTCGCCCAGGAAGGTAACAGCAACGGCACCGAGGCCGACCAACGCCACCGCTTGCGCCAATTGATTATCGCGGCCGCGGCGGGGCTGATGCCGAATGGTCATCACCTCGTGCTACGGCTGGACGGCCCGCTGATCGAGATCGCCAGCGCGTTGGCATGGGCGATTGATCGGCCGCTGGGCATGTCACCGGTTCGGCGGTTCGATACGACGGCCCCTTCGCCGATCGTCAGCCTGCGCGTCGCCGACGAGCCCGCCGGCCTCAGCGGCTTGTTCGACGCCGTCGGTCCCGCTTTGGGGCGCAGCGTGCGATTGCGACTGTTCGCAGTGCCGCTGGGCATCGTGGGACCGCTGCTGGACATGGACGAGCTCGACGACGAGCGCTGGCCGGAAGTGCTGGAAAAGGCCGACTCCACGATTGACACGATCGCCGGCCTCGGCGGCCTGATCGCCTTCACCCATCAGTCGGCCGACACGGTAACCAGTGCCCTGGCCTCGCGGTTATCCCGATAACCTCGTTCTTACCGCTTTAGCGGCCAGTCTTCGCACGCCCCGCCAACCCAAATTTCCAGTCGACCCATCGCGACGGTTGGCAAACGCGCGTCAACCGGCTTACCATCGGCCCATCCCATGATTTCGTTCCCATGCACGGTTTGCCGCTCACCCTTGCAGGCCGAGGACCATCAGGCGGAACAGCTGGTGCGTTGTCCGAGCTGCCGCACCGCCATCCGCGTGCCCAAACCGGAAGCGGTCACAGCGGCGTCGAGCGCGCGTTCGATGGCGGGCGCTCCGTCGCGCAACCGTCCGCCGATCGCCCCAACCACGCCACCCCTGACCGCCGGTTCGCGGGCCAGTGGCAAGCGGTATGGGTTTAACTGTGCCCACTGCTCCAGCCGACTTGAAGCGACCGAGGCCCAGGCCGCGCAGGAAGGCAGTTGCCCAACGTGCGGCAACACCATCACGATTCCGATCCTCGACCGTTACGGCCGACTGATCGACCCGATCACCCGGCAGATCATCAAGCAGGACCCCCACCCGGTTCACGCCTACGCCGCTGCCGGTGATCGGGCGCCGCGCATCGTGCGGAAGGAGAAGGGGCAGTTCATCATCTGCCCCCGCTGCGCCGCCCAGAGCGCCATCACCGCCAACAACTGCAAGAGCTGCGGCATGCCGTTCACGATGGAAGGCACCACGCTGGAAGCCTCCGGCAGCAGCAACGGGTTCTGCGTCGCCGCGCTCGTGCTCGGCATCATCGGCATCCCGGCCTACTGCGCGGTCTTCCCGCCGGCGCTGGCGATCATCTTCGGCGTGATCGGCTTCAATCAGGTGGTCCGCGGTGGTGAGGGGGCCAGCGGCAAAGGCATGGCGATCGCCGGAATTATTCTGGGCATCATCGGTGGCGCGATCGCGGTGCTGACACGGTTGTAGGACGGGCGCGGCTGATGGTGCGGTCGACCATTCCGCTCGCCTGAAAAATGTGTCTTCCCGATGGGAGCCTTGGCGACCTGAGGGATCTCGGCTCGACGAGCGTTCACGTCATTGGGAGATCCCCTCAGGTCGCTAAAGGCTAATGTACTAAACCTAATGTCATCCCGAGGGGAGCGGTAGCGACCTGAGGGATCTCAAATGTCGGACAGTGCTAGCCATGAGAGATCCCTCGGGTCGCTACCGCTCCCCTCGGGATGACAAGTTTGCTTTTCGCGCAGAGGTTTTGTCCGCTGGCATTTAGGCTCCGCTCGGGATGACAACTCGCCTTGCTGGGGGCCGAGCTCAATCCGGCAACCAACGCCTAAAACGTGCCCTTCTCAGCAGCCTCCTTCGCATCGGCCTTTTCTTCCGCTTCCGGTTTTCGAATGTACAGCGGCACCAGCGTGAACACGTCCGCGAAAGCCCCCTGCTCGGCCAAGGCATACCCCAACTTCGCTACCATGGCCGCGGTGGCGCGCCAGGCGTCTGCGGGTGTTACGACGATGCCCGCATCCTTCCGATCGATGAACTTCTCGTGGTACGGAATCCCCTCGCCGATCAACTGCACCGGCCGCGGCGATCGCTGAAGCATCGCGGCGAGGGAATCGACGTGGGCGGGCTCGCGCTCGATCCAACCATCACCGCTGCGCTCGAAGCGGGCTGTGAAGATCTGGTCGCGCTTGGCGTCCAGCACCACGATGGCGTGCCCCGCGTCCGCGGGCACGTTTTCCACCAGCACGCGGACGGATGGCACCGCCACGACCTTGGCGCCGATCGCGAAGGCCAGCGTCTTGGCGAGCGTGACGCCGATGCGCAGGCCGGTGAATGAGCCCGGGCCGATCGATACGTAGATCTGCTTCAGATCCGTCGGCTTCCATGCACGCGCGTCGCAGGCGCTGGCGATCAGCGGTAGCAACCCCGCGGCGTGTTGCAGGCCGTGCGCGAACGTGCGTTCGTCCAGCACCTGGCCCTGTTCGACCAGGGCGATCGACCCGATCCGCCCCGAAGTTTCGATTGCGACGGCACGCATGGCTTAAACGCCCTTCGGCAGCGTGAGCCGTGCGATAAAGACCTGTGGCGACCCATCCGGCGACTTCCGGGCCGTCCAGAGCAAGTACCGGCCATCGGGCGACACCACCGGGGCCGTGTCGCTTGGGCCGGCGAGCGTGACGTCGGTTCGCATCGAGCCGTCGGCCCGAATGACGCGCAGCCGGTAGCCCTCCTGATCGCGCAGCTTTGACGCGTACAGAACATGCTTTCCGTCCGGGTGCCACGTCGCCTTGCGGGCGATGCCGACATTCTTTGTCAGTGCCCGCTCACCGCGGCCGCCGGTGATGTTTCCCTTCTCGTCGACGGTCAGTTGGATGACGTAAACGTCGAGCGTGCGGTCATCGGCACGGGCGGCGCTGTACAGCAGGCGTTTGCCATCGGGCGAGAAGGCGGGGTAGCCGTCGAAGCCGGGGCTGTGGGTGATGCGCACACGGTCGGTCCCGTTGGGCCGGGCGACGTGGACGTCGACGTTGTCGCCGTCCTGGTTCGCGAACGCGATCCACTTCCCGTCCGGCGACCACGCCGGTTGGGCGTCGAACGTCGCGGGACCGGGGAACGGGTAGCGTGCGAAGTCCACGATCGATCCCGGCTCGGCACTGGCGACGGCCGGCTGCCAATTGTCGGCCCGGAACAGGCGCGTGGGGGCCGATGTCGCGGTGGGTCCCGTCGTGGTTGTGGCCGAAGGTTCCGGCGTGCCAGTGGAGGCGAAAACAACCGAATTGCCGTCCGGTGACATCGCCACGCCAGCGTTGGCCGAGCCCTTGGGACTGATGCGGATCGGTCGGCCGAGCCCCGTGATCGCCTGCCCGTCGCGCTGCAGCGGCGCGACGAACAACTGGTCGGCCCGCTCGCCCGGGACGGCAGCGTGGAACGCGATCCAGCGCATGTCGGGCGAGAAGATCGCGTCGCCGGCGCGGGTGAAGCCGCGCGTCAGTTGCGTCACGTCGCGCAGCACGTCCGATTCGCTTGCGGGCTGTTGCGGGTTGATCGACGGCGCCGCGCAACCACCGGCGCTGGCGAGCAATGCGACGATCAGGGTGCAAAGCATTAATCGGACGGCGCAAGCGGTTGGGAAAGTTGATGCCATGTTACGTATTCCAATTTACGCGAACTTCGATCATACTGCCGCGCAAGTGGGAGAAAAGGTTTGGGTGGCGCGGCCACCCAAGGGGAAATCGCCTCGGTTCATCCTGTGGACGTAGGGCACGCGCTGCCGCGCAGGCCATTGCTATGGCCAGCGCCACTGGTTCGATGTCCCGACCGACCCAACCCGTTTTGAACGATGCCGGTCGATAAGCAGATCATGGTTCCGTTGGAGCGTGCGCTCCGCGCGCTGGATGATGCGCCCACCGGTGGGCCGCGCCTCGTCGACGACGCGGCGCGCCTGTGGCGACGCGCGCAGAAGTTCCTGACCATGAACCTCGCCAACCCCAACGACGTGCAGTTGGACTCACTGGAACTCGCCTGCTACGCCGTCCATCTGCCCTTGCGCGGCGGCAAGAATAGCGTGCGGGCCAAGCTGGGCCGCACGCCCCTGCGCGATCGCACCGAGCAGGCCGCCGAGATGCTGCTGGGCCTGGTAAGCGACGTTGCCGAGGAAGCGCTGCTCGACCGCACCGCCCGCGTACTGCACGAGGTGCCGCAACGGCAACCCGCGCTGGACGAGGCCAAACTGCTCGCCGACGCGATCAACCTCGAAGACTTCAGCGTCGTCGGCCTGTTTACTCAGACCGTGGAACTGGCGCGCAACGGGGACGGGGTCCACCAGCTGGTCGACGGCGTTCAGAAGCGCGAGCAGTACGGCTATTGGAGCGCCCGCCTGAAGGACGGCTTCCACTTCGAACCGGTCCGCCAGATCGCCCAGCAACGGCTGGAGCGCGTGCGGAACGTCGCGATGCTACTATCAAAGGAACTGGCCGAGGACTCCCCGTGACCCTGCCCCAAAAGCGCCTGCTGACCGCTGCGTTCGTCGCGCCGATGGACGGGCCGTTAATGCGGGACGCGGGCGTGGTGATCGCGGGCGGCACCATTCTAGCCGTGGGCCCTGCCGCGGCGCTGCGGGCGGGGTATCCGGATGCGACCGTCGAAGATTGCGGTGCGGTCGTTCTGCTGCCAGGCCTGATCAACGCCCATGCTCACCTGGAGCTGACCAGCATCGCCTGCGGCCAACCGCCTGCGGGCTTTGTGCCGTGGGTGCAGAACCTGATGGGCGCCACGGGCGCGACGCCCATGGATCAGGTACCGGCCGCGGTGGCCGCCGCGGCGCGCGCGGGCGTGGCGCAGTGCCTTCAGTACGGCGTGACGACCATCGGCGACATCAGCAAGCAATGCGCGTTCACGCGACCGGTGCTGGTGGAGGGGCCGCTGCGCGTGGTGAGCTTCGGGGAAGTGCAAGCGATGGCGCAACGGCGGAGCCTGCTCGACGAGCGCTTCGCGACGGCGACCGACCTTTCGTGCGACAGTGAGAGGCTACGCATCGGGGTGTCGCCGCACGCGCCGTATTCGATCGAGCCGGACGGATACCGCCAGTGCTTGGAATGGTCGAAACGGACTGGCCGCCCGATCGCAACGCACCTGGCCGAGACGTCGGATGAGGCGACGTTCCTCGCCGACCACACCGGGCCATTCCGCGAACTATGGCGGTCGCTGGGGCGTTGGGACGACGCCGTCCCGCGATTTAGAGGTGGGCCGATCCGCTATGCGGAATCGATGGGCCTGCTGGATCACCCGACCCTGCTGGCCCACGTGAACTATTGCGATGACACCGAGCTGACCCTGCTGGCGCGCGGCCGTGCGAGCGTCGTCTACTGCCCGCGCACCCATGCGTTTTTCGGTCACCCGCCCCACCGCTGGCGCGAGATGCTGGCGTCCGGCATCAACGTCGCAATCGGCACCGACAGTTGCGCCAGCTCGCCAAACCTGAACCTGGTGGACGACCTGCGGCTGGTCCGTCGAGCCCATCCTGAAGTGCCAGCCGCCCAGCTTTGGGAACTTGTGACCGTTCGCGCTGCCAAAGCGTTGCAGATGGATCGCGAGATCGGCCAATTGACGGTTGGACGATTCGCGGACCTCGTGAGTTTTGCGGCGCACACCGACGAACCATTAGGGAATATCCTCGACCGAGTTGATCTGCCAAACGGTGTCTGGATCGGCGGGACGCGAATCTGTTGAAATTGTCCGCTTCCGCCTCAGAAGCGCAGCGTCATCACCGCGTGCCGAACCCATTCTGCTTCGCACGGCTGATCGCTGCAGTCACGGTTTCATGCACCTCGACTGGGCGAGCGATCATCGACCACACCGTCGCCGGCATCTCCCCATCAGCGGGCACGATCTCGATCGACCCCAGCCGCAGCAACCGCTCGCGAATGGGAAAGCTCAAGCGGGTCCGCGCCACCTTGCGCAGCGGGCAGTCGAAGACGTCGACCGTGAAGACGCCGGACAGCCGCAGGATGCGCATGTCGGTCAGCACGTACAGCCGGCCCATCCACGCGACGATCGCGTACATCAACCGGCCGACGATCGCGACGGCGGCAATGTCGATGTAAACGCGGTCGCTGATGGCCCGGCCCCACAGCTTCATGCCGATGACCGCGATCAGCACCGCGGCGCTGAACCGCAGGCTCGACAGCAGGATGAACCAAAGCGACGGCCGAAGCACCAGCAGGACCAGTTCACCATCATTCAAGATGTGTGACGACAGCAGCGTCGCCATCGAGCTGCGCGCCGGCGCCACCGCCGACCCCGACGCGGCCCGCAACTCGCTGGCCCGGCAATCGGCCTCGGCGAGGTCGGCAGGCGTCGGTCGCGCCGCCGCCGCGACGCGATTTATGGCCAGCGGCTGTGTCCGCATCAGGCCCGCCTTTCGATCGCTTCGCTGCTGAGCGTCACGATGTCGGGCAGGTTGCGGTAGTAGTTGTTGTAGTCCAGCCCGTAGCCGACCACGAACTCGTCTGGAATGTCGAACCCGACATAGTCGGCGTGCACGTCCTTGGCCTCCGGACGGTTCTTCCGCAGCAGCACGCAGGTCTTGACGCTGACGGCCCCGAGGTCGCGCAAGATCGGCACCACCAACCGCAACGTGCCACCACTGTCGAGAATATCGTCCAGCAGCAAAACGTGCCGCCCGCGCACGTCGCCCAGTTGCTGCGACAGCACTTGGCTGCCCTGCGACCGCACGCTGGACCCCGGGTAACTGCTGACCGTCAACAGGCCGATGCGCATCGCGATCGGGATCTGGCGGATCAGGTCGCAGGTGAAGATCATGGCGCCGGTCAGGATGGGAACGATGGTGATCTCGTCCCCATCCGGCATGGCCGGTGGTGAATGGTCGGCGGTGATCTGGGCCGCCATCTCCGCGATGCGGGCGGCGATCTGGTCGCGGGAAATCAGGACTCGTTCTATGTCGCGTCGCATCGTCGCGCAGTGTAACAGGTTCGCGCGCGACGCGTAAACGTAATGACCGACCCGGATGTGGGCTCGCTTCTCGTACGGGCGACACTTGTGGCGCCCGCACTGCCTCACCCCTAAAGCTAAAGGCTGGCGGACAAAACCGCAGATCAATGCGCTACCTGTCATCCCGAGGGGAGCGGTAGCGACCCGAGGGATCTCCCATGGCCACGAACCGTCAGCCGGTCGAGATCCCTCAGGTCGGCAAGCCTTCCATCGGGATGACACGTCCCTAGCCGACGCAGAGGTTTCGCCCGCCAGCCTTTAGGCACAGGGCAAACAAGTGGCGCCTCTACGGGCCCGCGCGGTTCCCGGTGACGCCCGGCGCGATTAAAATGCCCGCGCAATTCCATAACGGGCCGCCATTTCGCGCCGTTGCTCGCGATGCTAGTATGTTGGGCTTGAACGGCTGGACATGAATCAATCGACGCGCGGTAACAACATCTCAAAAGGCGGCTCGACGAGCCACTTTGAATACGGCCGTCGGTTGCTGATGACCTACGCCTGGATCATCGGCAAGAACCTGCTGGGCTGGCTGCTGATCCTCTTCAGCCTGCCGGCCGGTGCGCTCATTCCGGGGCCCGGTGGGCTGCCGATGTTCCTCATCGGCTTTGCGATGGTCAGCTTCCCCGGCAAGCGCATGCTGACGGCCCGCGTGATGCGCGGCGTGCCGATCCCGCGGGAAAGCACGTTCTACAAGTGGGGCACGGTCGTCGCCTGCCTGCTCGCGCCGTTGGGTGCGTTGGTGTACATCTACGTGCAGCGCGATGACCCGTGGCTGCGCCGCCCGCTGCATTGGTTCGGCGCCGACAACCTTGGCTACGTCTA
This region of Tepidisphaeraceae bacterium genomic DNA includes:
- the tsaB gene encoding tRNA (adenosine(37)-N6)-threonylcarbamoyltransferase complex dimerization subunit type 1 TsaB; this translates as MRAVAIETSGRIGSIALVEQGQVLDERTFAHGLQHAAGLLPLIASACDARAWKPTDLKQIYVSIGPGSFTGLRIGVTLAKTLAFAIGAKVVAVPSVRVLVENVPADAGHAIVVLDAKRDQIFTARFERSGDGWIEREPAHVDSLAAMLQRSPRPVQLIGEGIPYHEKFIDRKDAGIVVTPADAWRATAAMVAKLGYALAEQGAFADVFTLVPLYIRKPEAEEKADAKEAAEKGTF
- a CDS encoding DPP IV N-terminal domain-containing protein, which encodes MASTFPTACAVRLMLCTLIVALLASAGGCAAPSINPQQPASESDVLRDVTQLTRGFTRAGDAIFSPDMRWIAFHAAVPGERADQLFVAPLQRDGQAITGLGRPIRISPKGSANAGVAMSPDGNSVVFASTGTPEPSATTTTGPTATSAPTRLFRADNWQPAVASAEPGSIVDFARYPFPGPATFDAQPAWSPDGKWIAFANQDGDNVDVHVARPNGTDRVRITHSPGFDGYPAFSPDGKRLLYSAARADDRTLDVYVIQLTVDEKGNITGGRGERALTKNVGIARKATWHPDGKHVLYASKLRDQEGYRLRVIRADGSMRTDVTLAGPSDTAPVVSPDGRYLLWTARKSPDGSPQVFIARLTLPKGV
- the hpt gene encoding hypoxanthine phosphoribosyltransferase; translated protein: MRRDIERVLISRDQIAARIAEMAAQITADHSPPAMPDGDEITIVPILTGAMIFTCDLIRQIPIAMRIGLLTVSSYPGSSVRSQGSQVLSQQLGDVRGRHVLLLDDILDSGGTLRLVVPILRDLGAVSVKTCVLLRKNRPEAKDVHADYVGFDIPDEFVVGYGLDYNNYYRNLPDIVTLSSEAIERRA
- a CDS encoding amidohydrolase family protein, whose protein sequence is MTLPQKRLLTAAFVAPMDGPLMRDAGVVIAGGTILAVGPAAALRAGYPDATVEDCGAVVLLPGLINAHAHLELTSIACGQPPAGFVPWVQNLMGATGATPMDQVPAAVAAAARAGVAQCLQYGVTTIGDISKQCAFTRPVLVEGPLRVVSFGEVQAMAQRRSLLDERFATATDLSCDSERLRIGVSPHAPYSIEPDGYRQCLEWSKRTGRPIATHLAETSDEATFLADHTGPFRELWRSLGRWDDAVPRFRGGPIRYAESMGLLDHPTLLAHVNYCDDTELTLLARGRASVVYCPRTHAFFGHPPHRWREMLASGINVAIGTDSCASSPNLNLVDDLRLVRRAHPEVPAAQLWELVTVRAAKALQMDREIGQLTVGRFADLVSFAAHTDEPLGNILDRVDLPNGVWIGGTRIC
- a CDS encoding PH domain-containing protein; this translates as MRTQPLAINRVAAAARPTPADLAEADCRASELRAASGSAVAPARSSMATLLSSHILNDGELVLLVLRPSLWFILLSSLRFSAAVLIAVIGMKLWGRAISDRVYIDIAAVAIVGRLMYAIVAWMGRLYVLTDMRILRLSGVFTVDVFDCPLRKVARTRLSFPIRERLLRLGSIEIVPADGEMPATVWSMIARPVEVHETVTAAISRAKQNGFGTR
- a CDS encoding NfeD family protein, with the protein product MNVAFFIFVMLAAALVLTALELALPSHGLLGVLASACLLVAIGACFWINQWLGVGALLFTLAITPLLWSAFVKYWPRSPVGRHMVLQPVDASVARPRVAVGQAGIAVSELRPTGTAEFDGQRLEVASEFGIITAATKVRVVSIENNRPIVVAV
- a CDS encoding DUF4190 domain-containing protein, with protein sequence MISFPCTVCRSPLQAEDHQAEQLVRCPSCRTAIRVPKPEAVTAASSARSMAGAPSRNRPPIAPTTPPLTAGSRASGKRYGFNCAHCSSRLEATEAQAAQEGSCPTCGNTITIPILDRYGRLIDPITRQIIKQDPHPVHAYAAAGDRAPRIVRKEKGQFIICPRCAAQSAITANNCKSCGMPFTMEGTTLEASGSSNGFCVAALVLGIIGIPAYCAVFPPALAIIFGVIGFNQVVRGGEGASGKGMAIAGIILGIIGGAIAVLTRL
- the floA gene encoding flotillin-like protein FloA (flotillin-like protein involved in membrane lipid rafts) — its product is MDPLVIGILIVVVIVVLVFLAIIGQFVGLYVRALVSGASVSLLDLIGMRVRAVNPTAIVNSRIQASRAGINVSTPEMESHVLAGGDVQRVINAMIAANKANIDLPWKTSTAIDLAGRDILEAVQTSVNPKVIDVPNASLGRHTIDAVAKDGIQLKVKARVTVRTNIKSLVGGATEETIIARVGEGIVTAIGSARDYKDVLENPDHISKAVLVKGLDANTAFEILSIDIADIDVGENVGAKLQADQAESDKRRFQAEAEKRRAMAIALEQENVAKVAENRAVVVLAEAEIPRAMAEAFRSGNLGVMDYYKLRNVQADTSMRESIAKPDAGPRA